The following nucleotide sequence is from Tardiphaga alba.
TGTTGCCGCTGCCGTCGAAGCCTCGGAGCTTGAAGTTGTTGGTGGAGGTCGAGAAGCCGTTTTCACCGGCGTCGAAGCTGATACCGGGTGTGTTGCGAAGAACCTCGGTGAGGTTACGCGCGCCCTGCTCGCGAATGATCTGCTGCGGCACGACTGTCACGGTCTGCGGCGTGTCCAGCAGCGGTGCGGTCTGCTTCGGCGACGACGCTGTCGGCACCACATAACCCTGCGGCCCGCCCTGGCTTGGCACACCGACCGGCTCAGCAGCAACGCGCGGCGTTCTGCGTGGCTGGGCCTGACGGGGTGCAGAGGCCGCAGGCGCCGTGGCGCGGCGCTGCTGCACGCGCGGGCTGGTAACCTCGATCGTATAGAGCACCCGCGAAGATCCGCGTTGCGCAGTGGCTTCCTGCGCGGATGCTGACTGACCGGCCGTCGACAGCGAGATCGCAATGCCTGCCGACAATGCGGCGTAAGGTATCGCTGATCGTCGCGTCCGCTTGGTGTCAGCCGCGTGCACCACAATCACACGCTGCTCGATTCCACCGTTACGCCCCCGCCCGACTTTAGTCATTCTATCGCCCCATAAATCTTAATTGCAGGGCGCTGATACATTGAGAAACAAATTGCTGTTTGTAGAAGCCATCTAACAAACAGCGACGCCGCAGGAGGCAATCGGTCGCAGCGATCCTATCTTTACGTGCGAATCCGCTATCGCAGCAGTGGTTTGATGAAGGTCAACGTTTCATGACCTGCAGACCTATCAACAACGCTACGTTTCGTCACATGCGGCAGAAGTGACCAATTTTACGCGCCAGCAATTCATTGCGACGTTCGATAAGTTGAATCATCGCAGTACTACACCGCGATGTGTTTGCATCCTTTCAAGCGCCGACACTGGGAACGAATCGCGCGCTCTTCGACGATGCCGCGCACAACGCCCGGCTCGCATCGGCATGTAGATGTCGAACTGATCGACACTCCGCCAACGCGATCGTCGCCGGACACACGTGTTCAATCGGCATGCGAGGCCGCAGCCTGCATGCTGAACGTCACGACTGGAGTGGATCGAGAAGGACGCAGTTAGTCCGTCAGCATGGCGCCGACATCGGCCTCGGCAACAGTGACGCCATTGACCTTGGCATCGCCGTGAAACCACCACATGGCACGCTTCCGGTTGATCAGGTGCAGGTGATACTCGATCGTATCACCCGGCATCACCGGCTTGCGGAATTTGCACTTGTCGATGGTGAGGAAGTAAACCGCGCGCGGCTTCTCGGTGCCTTCGACGGAGCTGATACCGATTACACCGGCCGTCTGCGCCATGCCCTCGATCATCAGAACGCCCGGATAGACCGGCCGTTCGGGAAAGTGACCGAGGAAACACGGTTCGTTGATCGTCACATTCTTGATGCCGACGCCGCTGAAGTCCTTGCGGATACCGACCACGCGATCGATCAGCAGGAACGGATAGCGATGCGGCAGCGTCTTGAGGATGGTGTTGATGTCCACCGCCTCGATGATAACCGGCGATTCCTCGCTCATTCCCGCTCGTCCTTCGTATCCTGCGCATCCGTGGCCGCGCCGGGCGCGGTCTCACGGGCCAATTTCTCCACCGCGAGGATCTCGCGGAACCACTGTTTCGTCGGCCGGGCAAAGATGCCCCCCATCGCCCACGCGGCGGGATGCTGTCCTTCACGCCCGCCATCGCGGCAACCTGTGCGCCGTCGCCAATCGTGATGTGATTGTTGAGGCCCACCATGGCGCCCAGCGCGACGTTGTCGCCGATGGTCAGACTGCCCGCAAGACCGCATTTGGCGGCGATAACGCAATGCCGTCCGATCGTCACATTGTGACCGATCTGGACCTGATTGTCGATTTTGGTGCCCTCGCCGATCACCGTATCGCGCAGACTACCGCGATCAATGGTGGTGCCGGCGCCGACCTCGACATCGTTCTGGATCAGGACGCGGCCGGTTTGCGGTACCTTGATGTGCCTGTCGCGACCAAACACAAAGCCGAAGCCGTCCTGGCCGAACTTGCAGCCGGGATGAACCAGCACGTTATTCCCGATCAGCGTGAACTGCAGCACGCTCCCTGCCCCGATATTGCAATCGCGGCCGATCTTGACGCCCGCAGCAATGACGGCGCCTGAACCGACAATCGTGCCAGAGCCGATCTCGACATCCGGGCCGATCACAGCCAGCGGGTCGACCGTGACGTCGTCCTCGAGCACTGCCGTCGGATGGATGATGGCCTGTTCGGAAATGCCGGAGACGTCGAAGCCTGATGTCGGACGCAGCGTATCGGCATGGAATGCAGTGGCGAGCCCGACAAACGCGGCAAATGGTTGCCTGGCACGTAGCACAGCGACATGGGCCGGGATCTCGCCCTTATAGCCCTCACTGACCAGCACGGCACCAGCCTGCGTGCGCGCAAGCTGATCGGCGTAACGGACGTTTTCGAAAAATGCGAGATGATGCGGGCCAGCCTCGTCCAGCGAGGCGACGCCCGTGATGACATGGTCCGCCTTGTCGGCATCGACCAGACGCGCCTTCGTTGACGCGGCGATTTCAGCCAACGTCAACGAAGGGTATTGCTTGAAGAAGGTCGGCAGCGCCATTCCATCCGTCGCGGTGCGGCCGTCAGGCAAGATTAGAACGAAGTTCCGCCGCCGAACCTGAACTGCTGAACGCGATCATATGCGCCCTTGGTGAGCGGAACAGCGTAGTCGAAGCGGAGCGGACCGAACGGCGACTGCCAGATCAGGCCAACACCGACCGACGACCGAACCTGATTGCCATCGTCATAGGTCATGCCGGTGCAGCTTCCGACCGAGGTCTGCGATGCCGGGACGCAAACACCTGGGGTGCTGCCAGCCTTGAAGGACTGAATTTCGCCGGTCTGAGCCCAAGTCGTCGGTCCCTTATAATCCCAGAGGCCGCCAGCATCGGCATACAGCGCGCCCTTGATGCCAACTTCCTTCGGCAGGAACCAGAACGGCATCTGCAATTCAGCCGAGGCGCCCCAATACTTGGTGCCGCCCAGTGCGTCGCCGTATGAACCGAGTGCGACGTAGCTGATGTCACGCGGGCCGATACCGTTCTGAGCGAAACCACGCACAAGGTTCGGACCCATCTGGAAGTGATCCAGCATGCGGATGTCCTTGCCGACTTCGTTCAGCATACCGCCCTGGACACGCAGCAAGCCAACGATATCCGCCACCAGCGGGGTGTAGTACTTTGCATCGAACGTGGACTTGAGGTAGCTCACGTCGCCGCCAACGCCCGCATAGTCCTGCTTGAACTCGATGAGCAGACCGTCAGTCGGGTTCTTGTTGTTGTCGAGCGTGTTGTAGTTCAGCGTGTAGCCGACCATCGAGGTCAGAGCCTTGCCGTTCGCCAGTTCGCGGCGAACTGGGAGCGACGATTCACCATCGGCGTAGCAACCCCATGTGCCGGCATTACCTGGCTGAACAGTACCGATGCCATTCTGCTGATTGATATAGCCGGGCGTGTTCGTGCCGTTATTGGGAATCGTATTGTTACAATTCGCGAGCTGAGCCGGCAGCGAGATTTCCTGCTGGAAGATCGAGTAGCGGAGCTGCAGCGCGAGGTCTTCACGCAGCTGGAAGCCGAGGCGCGGGCTGAAGCCCATCGTCTTGGTGTTGTACGAGATGTACTGGTTCGACAGCTGCTCGCGATAGAAGAAGTCGAGACCGAGCGCGACGCGGTAGTCGAGCAAATAGGGCTCGACGAAGGACAGCGAGTAGCCGCGAGCGTACTGGCCGTACTGAACCGACGCCTTGGCGAACAGGCCGCGACCGAGGAAGTTACGCTCGGAG
It contains:
- the fabZ gene encoding 3-hydroxyacyl-ACP dehydratase FabZ, with product MSEESPVIIEAVDINTILKTLPHRYPFLLIDRVVGIRKDFSGVGIKNVTINEPCFLGHFPERPVYPGVLMIEGMAQTAGVIGISSVEGTEKPRAVYFLTIDKCKFRKPVMPGDTIEYHLHLINRKRAMWWFHGDAKVNGVTVAEADVGAMLTD